The genome window acatttatttatatacataataaatgaactttttcatcattcaaaatttaaaaaaaaaaaaaaaaaaaaaaggaaaaaggaaacATTTATCATgtaattaatcaattttttataAAGTATTCGATCGAATGATCGCTGCCTGTCCAAATAGATTGGGCTTATATCTCTGTCAAtggccagtccaaatggattggacgtctttggCAGTTACAGAGTTaaacttgattaaaataaacatgtattatactcaGTAGTCAGTAACATTGGATTAAAACGTCATGAAATTCATTTGTAAGCAGACATGTTAGAAATACAATATGTGACTTTTAGATCACAGTTTGCCATGAACTTCCTGGACCCCTCCTTCATCCCGCTGACCAACGCCCTAAACGAGGAGCTCCAGGGGAAACCGTCCAAGTGGAAATTCAACAAGACCGCCTTTTTCCAGCAGAGGTAAGATAGAGGGAGACGTTTGGGCCAAAAGGAAATGAGAAAGATGGGAGAAAATTCCCAGACTGAAGGAAACAAAGTGACATTCCAGTAAGATTTGCTTTAAAGGGTCTCATACTGGCAGTAAAGGGGCCAGCTGAGGCCCAAAGGAATATATTTTGTAGCCAATGATGTCAAAGTTCAGCGttaaatggatatatacatactaAGAGTATAAAGGAGTTTGCATTCGTCCCGTACCGTCacgcaatgttccctctaatttttcatgtgttggAGCAGACACGCAAGCTTCCTGAGCACACTGAGgaccacggtgagcaacatcagatgtgtacatgAAGGCCACCCACCAGTATCACGCCtattcaaaaccttggatcatagcaagttacatggctttattaaaagaatgaaattacagtAGAAATTTTTGTTAGtttagttttaatataattgatttggcccaccTAATATGAAAAATACGAAAATCTCCGTTCATAAGAAGTGTACtatcttatagaccctactcacctacgtcacaaaatgggcgtgtcgctgtttccggccgccatattgtacctcttttttagacctattctcattgttttcaattagtcgagcaagttatagagcaattcatggaagccccggtgttatctgacgctgtaaactcattggatccgttgcataaaaggcgttacgtggaaaagcttcagtttatctattcgccagatccgtatttgatgcctaaatcgatgtttttcgacccgctggcttcgcctgacatctgatatcctgatatttacaactatcttgtccacacaaaatcagcctattctcacaaaagtttgaaaaactttaagagcttggaggcttataaatgctacgttgctggttgggtgaaacaggtcctcgtacacgaaaattcggcaggaatcttgtgcttggaaggtgagttacgaaattttcaattcaaaatcttttgttcttgctaacatccactgtcaattctaatgtatttcatatcattggtcaatggagctagggcttttaatgtttatatggtttagcgatagcactctcactatatacatatataatacgtaataaatatgaagtgcgatagcactactccaaattgtccccagttgaatttattttttggcttttgacctcaatagtgaaattgtaagttaattgtatgacaactgtctgattatcctcttataattatatacaggtattttcaggtagttcattcacaacgtctgagtgtatgttgtcggcgattagcctagcaatgatcttaattgtggttgtcagcccaaaaccctctaaatatatattaaatgcatcttaccagatataaaatgactactacataatctgtggtagtcgtttggagcccagttttctcgtcgaattgcagcagtcaatctcggtctcctcttcggctctctcggaatacggtaaaaattcaagtctctccgtctatcttctctgtttttgcaaccgaccgccacacacgacttcaccattttgattattaatgttaacgagcagaaaaacacgccataataggaggaatttacgaagcgctaatgaattaacatgactagtatccggacaacatggcgcgggggcgtggctgtgacgtcacgtgagtagggtctatatgtaagagtcctgctttaaccatTGGAACAGTCCTGGTTTGGCTTCGTTAAGGTCTAGTTGTGGTATGGGTGAGTtagtaaataaaacataataaacaaccacaatgggagtatatcaaactcccacattaaaactgttcagacaataaggacactcCATATTCCTATTCTCCGTGTCTTTGTCTCCAGCAAAGCAGCaatacaggacaggtttaaaaaaaaataatctcacTGTTTCACTGCTTTTTCTTCAGTTTGCACATACTCTGACAGTCATTCCATCTTAAAAGCAtcgcatttcttttttaatttggcttGATGAGTGTAATATTGCTGCCCGTTCCATTCGCCATGATAAGGGCATTTGCGTCTCTTAACACTGCAGCACTGTTGTTAACTAGGTACCTGCACGGTGCGTTTGTGCAGGGCACATACTGTATGCGCAACATTGTCGctgctatgattggctgcgtagcgTAAGTGAAGTGCCCTGTATCATATTATTGGCTAGACACCTATTGAGTTACCATTGAGTTACGTtgcaaaatgatttaaaaaaatgttggtctaattaactagattatatcTATATGTTCTAATATCAGATGTGAATTAATACTGTAACGCTAAAAAATTAGCAACGGAATGTTGCTTCATAATTCAGTTCAAGAGTCTAGCTGAATTTTCACTCTTTACTTTTCTCCACGCCCACCCAAGTCATGCACATCACAACTAGgattgcagctatcgaatattttagtagttgagtaATCGATTAACAAGTTAGTTTGAACAAtccagtaatcggataaggaacatgaaaaattaaaatacatgagctgagcctcaaacggtataaaaaaataaataactgaagatctatgtacaacaaaagaacaattggctaacttatatagcaaaagtttgctagcttaaatgctataaactcTAACGTTTTTTACAATGGTCttcacaaatggttcagacacatattcccacaaagaacggctaaatatacaaataaactaatttacgaatgcattaaaaaacacataagctcaaacaaaaacttatcttatgttggtcttaagaaGGAGCaattggattcagccatttgaaatgaagcAGACCAGGGGGCaaagtatccacccaaatcaataaaactaaatgcaaacgcttacaagataaaccattacaacaccactttaattaaacaaatagtcGAAGCAGCACAAtttaattagaattttttttctgattgaatactcgagttaatcgatcaatcgttgcagcactaatcacaactatatacaatcatggtgtagtaacccaccaatgggagtgttgcgttgccgtatcgaacgcaccaataatAGCATTGCATTGATGTATTGAATGCACCAATAGGAATGTGGCGTTGACACATCACTGTGGTGCCGACAGTAGTcctagtgacgctacaatactttactgttgaattttattttgtttttgtttattttattttagattttcttgtgtgctgagtatgtgcaagcagtgcgcgattgcacatacgcgcagcttagagggaacattatCGTCACGGTACGGGCATCATGGTTCGGTGCACGTAGTCAGACCGCGAATacgtttgagaaaaaaaaaatccatgtcgGAGTTTGTCCTCCTCCATCCAGGGGGCGGTAGAGGTAGTGCGCCTAAACCAACAAGCAATATTACGGGGTAAAAGAGGTCAAGCCAAAACAGACGAAGAAGAAGTGCGTATTATCAAATGCAGTATTACActttttgaaatgtatttattttatattttcaaatcatgaatgctttttcagttttgaaacgattttcactttttaaaaatgttattttagccaaaaataaaaatatatcttaTCTGGGAGTGCATGTTCACTGGTAATGGTTTACAGTTAACTATGTGTAATCCATCATTAAAAATGGCGCGTTATTTTTATAAAACAGTTACCAAGCTGGCTAGTGCTACCTGACTTTAACTGTTACCTCAGTCAATCCCTACAGAAAAGGGTGTTTATTTTTGCACATGAACTTTGAATTAAGTAATTCAAAAGTTTGTTTTCTTCTATTTACTTTGCACTTTGATAAAAGCTGCTTTTTAGtttaaagcctttttgtttttttcctgttgtaccaaACCTGTACAGAACCGTGACCCACATATATACAAGatttgtttgtaatatgaaagcAAAGCTGTGATTCAATTTTGGAGTAATGTtggaatgttgttgttgttgggttttttttttttttgccttttatgCACGGGAATTGTTGAAATTCTCTCGGATGACAACAGCGTCAATTAATGTTGAAAATTATGGCAAGTAACAGATTGCTAACCCCCTCCCCTGTGCCTTAGGAAGGACATCTTCAACTTCATCGACATTCCGCACAACTTCTCTCTGACCAAAAGCAGCGTGCGCGTGGGCCAACTGATGCACTTTGACTACTCTAGCCACAAGTATGTGTTCTCCATCAGCAACAACTTCAAGTCTCTGCTGCCCGACGCCTCGCCCATCTTGGACAAGCACTACGGCACGTGCGCGGTGGTAGGCAACAGCGGCATCCTGACAGGCAGCCGCTGTGGCTCCGAGATCGACGGCGCCGACTTTGTGTTTCGCTGCAACTTCGCACCCACCGAAGTGTACGCCCAGGACGTGGGCCGCAAGACTAACTTAACCACGTTCAACCCCAGCATCCTGGAGCGCTACTATAACAACTTGCTGACCATCCAGGATCGCAACAACTTCTTCCTGCACCTAAAGAAGCTGGAGGGCGCGATCCTTTGGATCCCAGCCTTCTTCCTACACACCTCGGCCACCGTCACCCGCACTCTGGTGGACTTTTTCGTGGAGCACAAGGGCCGGCTGAAGGTGGAACTGGCCTGGCCCGGGAACATCATGCGTGACGTCAACAAGTAGGACCGCCGCCTTTGTCTCCGCCGACATCTCACAAAATGTGACCCAGAAAACAAAGTCAAGTGCAAGCTGTTCAAAGTCTTGAATTTGCACGGCGAAACCTCAGCAGTTTTCTAGTCTGTTGCACCAACTGCTCCAACACAAGGGCCTGTAATAAGCCTTCTAGACCTTATGATAAGGATAAATGCTAGCACTAATTGTAAACTATTGCAAAGTTCCACAAAAATCACCGTTGGATTGGCACGATTGGAATTTGTGTGGGGAAGCCCCAAATGATTTGTAGTCCGTTGCCACAACCGCGCAGTCACAACAACCTTTAAAATGTCCGCTAGATCCCCGAATTTGCTTAAATGCTAGCATATTTTgcttatttcaaaatgtgttcgtctttgaAATATCatccaaatttcgtctagttttggtcaacagttactcaaaatgtttttgtctgtaaaactgaaaagttttagtccaaaaataaaggtttccaacaatttcaaatgaacattgacagacgagcaaatATGGTAGcatcaaggacaacaccaacttgtgatgataatacacacccagcaagaaaagcaggacattattttcaatgaaaccAACCTAGAagtcatgtattaaaaaaaaaaaaaaaaaagtttgtgttGAGTGTTTAAGGCGAGGCTCCTCAtgctaaagttgatgctaatgctaacgtgaatgctacgCTCACATGACGAGTtaatttagtgtgtgataataACTCATCACAGTCCTTTAAAGGCTTAAGCAGCATTGCATATGCTCTCTTGTACAGATAAAACTAATTTTACCGTGTTTACAaagaagcaagatggagcgcagacTAGCTttagacacatcctaaactccggtgaggagaGTGTAGGAGAGgcacagcacatctcacatgagtcacatgacccaaacattgctacgatgcaggctgacGTACTCCTTGTAGAATATGAAAatctcacgcattgtgaacatatgacagaaactgtcgcattttcgtctcgttgtcaTCTCGTCAGGCGAAAACAGGCATTGTTTCCATTGtattctagtctcccaagccacttATTCAGCTCGTTATCGTCATGAAATAAACTGTTCGTcgttgaaatattttcgttgtcctAAATTgtggaaaacaacactgttgcaAACTAACACAAAACGCCAGAAGATCATCTGTTAGTGACACTTTTTGAACTCTCGCAGGGAAACCTCACTAGATTCTTAGTGCATCATCTAAAGTGCTGGGCCGCAAGGACCCATATTAGCGTATGTACTAGCATAAATGTTAGCAGTAATTGTAAACTACCACTAAGTTTAAGGAATATCTGTAGATGTTGCAATCTTGGTTTGTTTGCAGATACTGGAAGACCAAGAACCTTTCCCCCAAGCGCCTGAGCACTGGCATCCTCATGTACACGCTGGCATCAGCCATGTGCGACGAGATTCACCTATACGGCTTCTGGCCCTTCGGCTGGGACCCCAACACGGGCAAGGACCTGCCCTACCACTACTACGACAAGAAGGGCACCAAGTTCACCACCAAGTGGCAGGAAACTCACCAGCTGCCCAGTGAGTTCAAGCTGCTCTACCGCCTGCATCGCGATGGCGTCACCAAGCTCAGCCTGACGCACTGCACGTAAAGGAGAGTGGGGAGATCGGCACGTGACGCCGCCTTCCGCATGCCGAGCGCTCATTCCGCAAGTCCGCCTCGCTGACTTTTTGTATTCTGGTCGTACTTCGCATGCCCGCCGGTGGTGGAGAAATACAGTGGAACCTCCGAGACGGAAAGTAACTTTAGAACATCTGTCAAAATGCAACACCCATCCAAGACATTTCAAGTCATCAAATCATCCACCATTCAAATCAGCCCACCTATTTGGATTAAATGGACCAAAATATTAATGTTGGAGGTTCCACTGTAAATTCGAGTTGTGTTTTAACtcactggttgccattgatggtgatagacgaaCCAGATCTACTTTAAAAAGGAACTGTTTGTCCATTGACCACACAATAACTTTGGCATATTTACACTATTAACAATCAAAATAAGGAAACGGATTAACAACCTTCTACATTCTAAcagcttaaatgttatttttagaaatgaactcattgctatTTAGTAATCATTTAGCGAGATTGATCATCTAAAATGTTCCATATTTCTCTTTTTTGTGCCTGTTAtagcaatgttttttgttttaacataTAGAGAAAGTTGAAAACAGGATATATCTTTTATTtacaatttaatatttatttatttttaaaaaaacaagttgaaaaaagctgcaaaagttaaaaaaaaacccaaacattattttttcaaatgtttatatttattaaaaaaaaagtgaaactgTGATCTTATTATcccaaaatttaatcacctcttccgTTCAATATGGAAAACATCCTGCGAATTTGATAACAATCCGTTTTTTCCCTTCTAGGTTaccttgaacacaaacatacaacCCCAATTgggctctgtgacctttgacctcactaACCCAAAATTTAATCACATCCTTCGTTTCATATTAAAAACTGTCCAGGAAATTTAATGATAATCCCTTTCTTTCTAAGTTACCTtgaaaacaaacatacaaacgCAATTTTGCTCTGTGAACTTTGATCTTACTGCCCCtaaatttaatcacctctttCGTTTCATATTCCAATCATATCCTGCAAACTTGATAATAATCCCTatctttgtttttttgattatcttgaacacaaacgtACAGACTCAATTTGGCTCCATGACCTTTGACTTCCCTACCCCAAAATTTAACCACCTCTTCCGttttatattacaaacatatactacaaatttgataataatccctcTCTTCATTCTTGAGTTACTTTGAACACAAACAAATTCAATTTAgccctgtgacctttgacctcacatCACAAAAAGCAGCTTAATTATCTTTGtaattatataagtataacaccataaccatAACCATAGTCAAAATTCGATATTTGCAAACATCTGATTTTTGATAAGcaatacaagttaaaaaaatcacacatgAACTTTTActatacataatttttttttctcggtaGAACATTTACAGCTAAAATTATAAATCCAGAGTAATATAACAGTACATTTAGTAACTTCATATATGTCAACTCATCGCAAAAATAATGTGTGGCAGCCctaatgttaactcattggcacaGAATTAAATTTGATGTCTATCGctttcaatggcagtgaatgagttaaaatcctggcattaaataaaaaaaaaataaataaaaaaaaaaatcactgcctaATCTCAGGGAAGGAGTTAGATCAGTGTTTTGAAATCCGAACAAGCGCGGTACCCTCTTTGACCACA of Corythoichthys intestinalis isolate RoL2023-P3 chromosome 3, ASM3026506v1, whole genome shotgun sequence contains these proteins:
- the LOC130913212 gene encoding sia-alpha-2,3-Gal-beta-1,4-GlcNAc-R:alpha 2,8-sialyltransferase-like, with the protein product MVRVARALGLIILCVAVLILSLISYVSLRKDSLFGTAVGGPRIMFHAGFRSQFAMNFLDPSFIPLTNALNEELQGKPSKWKFNKTAFFQQRKDIFNFIDIPHNFSLTKSSVRVGQLMHFDYSSHKYVFSISNNFKSLLPDASPILDKHYGTCAVVGNSGILTGSRCGSEIDGADFVFRCNFAPTEVYAQDVGRKTNLTTFNPSILERYYNNLLTIQDRNNFFLHLKKLEGAILWIPAFFLHTSATVTRTLVDFFVEHKGRLKVELAWPGNIMRDVNKYWKTKNLSPKRLSTGILMYTLASAMCDEIHLYGFWPFGWDPNTGKDLPYHYYDKKGTKFTTKWQETHQLPSEFKLLYRLHRDGVTKLSLTHCT